The stretch of DNA TAGCGTAATTGGCTCATCGAGTAATACATACGAGTATAGAAATCCGAAAATTGGGCATAAAAACAGCCACAGCGACGCCCGCACAGGGTCTTGGCGGACAAGATAAAACCAAAGCTGCAACGCGGCCACCGACACCGGAACAATAAGCCAGAACACTGCTCCCCAAAAACGACCATCGTATTGGGCCATGCCGAAATCAGCAAACGCCAGCGTAAAGGGTAGCAGTAACAGGCCGCCAATCAGCACCTGCCAGCCGTTGATAACGAGGCTCGGCAACCGCCAGTCGAAGCGGGCGTAGTACACGGTTGCGGCTGATACCGACACCATGCCAATCAGCAGAATCAGCAGTCCCCCAACCGTAGCATGGGCATCCTGCAAGAGCGGATAGGTGGCTACCCCAACACCAGCCAGCCCCAGCAACAGCCCACCGATTTCGTTCGGACGCGGCACCCGACGCAGCCATAGTGCCGACAATAAGGCAATGAACAGCGGGTTTGTAGCGGTCGATAAGCTGCCGATACCCGCCGAAACTTCGCGCAGGGCCAACACAAACGCACCGAGATAAATGGTAGTGTTTAACAGGGCAAAGACCGTGAGCCGCCAAAATTCGATGCGTGTGGGCCAGCTATCTGCCGACCGCCGTAGCGTATACGCAACCAGCAGCATACCCGTTCCGGCAATGAAAAATCTGACATTTGCCAGAATGAGCGGATGCACCGACAGCACGCCAAACTTGGTAGCCGCCGACGCCGATGCCCATAAAGCCGCAAAGAGCACACCAGGGAGAAGTTGTTTCATTGGCCTCCCCTAATGATACGCACCTTACGAGCAGTAAGCACTGTAAAAGCATCGACCAAATTCGTCATCTGCTTCTGAAATAAGTCCAGGATAAGCGTTGCTTTTTCCGGAGGTTTATACCCTTCTAAACGGTAAAAAACGACGCCCCGATGTGGTAAACCGAATTTATACCGCAACTCGCCAAAATCTTTATCGGCTGTGAGCAATA from Spirosoma montaniterrae encodes:
- a CDS encoding DMT family transporter, which produces MKQLLPGVLFAALWASASAATKFGVLSVHPLILANVRFFIAGTGMLLVAYTLRRSADSWPTRIEFWRLTVFALLNTTIYLGAFVLALREVSAGIGSLSTATNPLFIALLSALWLRRVPRPNEIGGLLLGLAGVGVATYPLLQDAHATVGGLLILLIGMVSVSAATVYYARFDWRLPSLVINGWQVLIGGLLLLPFTLAFADFGMAQYDGRFWGAVFWLIVPVSVAALQLWFYLVRQDPVRASLWLFLCPIFGFLYSYVLLDEPITLFTFVGTGLVVGGLWLGRRT
- a CDS encoding DUF5615 family PIN-like protein encodes the protein MKILADENVDFPIIHLLRDHGFDVSAVAEDDFGIIDENVLAKAVRINAVLLTADKDFGELRYKFGLPHRGVVFYRLEGYKPPEKATLILDLFQKQMTNLVDAFTVLTARKVRIIRGGQ